Part of the Aureitalea marina genome, TTTCCAGATGGTGCCCCGGTGGCCAAGATGTTTAAACGAGTGTATGGAATTCAACAGGAAAGGATAGCAGGCATGGATTTCTTTCCCTATTTTCTGGAGGTATGTAACAAGAACAGCTTTAAAGTGGCCCTGATCGGTTCTACAGATGATATCTTGGATAAGATTTGCCAAAAGATCAACCAAGAGTTACCCCAGGTAGAGATTTCCTGTGCCATATCCCCACCTTTTGGTCAACCGTGGGATAATGAGGCCTACATAAGGGCGATTAACGAGTCTGGAACCAATGCGGTCTTCGTGGCCTTGGGATGCCCCAAGCAAGAAAAATGGATGAATCAGTTCACGGATCAGATCAAGGCTCCACTTTTTGGAGTAGGCGGGGCTTTCCCGGTCTATGTGGGCGAGATCAAAAGGGCTCCTGCATGGATGCAAAATACAGGCTTGGAGTGGCTTTACCGTTTATTGCAGGAACCCAGGCGTATGTTTAAGCGTTACTTTTATACCAACAGTTATTTTATTTTCCTGGCGACCAAACAGATCCTGACTAAAAAGTGAATCAGATAGAAGAAAATACCTTCCTGACACGCTCCCTATTCGGCGCTTTTATAGCCACTATTCTGATCTTTTTTCTGGGCGATGTAGGCCGGAACCTGGCCATGTCGGACGAAAGCTCTTTTATCCGATATACGGCGATCTCCAAAGGTTTGGTGTTGGCCATTTACGTGGTCGTTTTCTCCTTGAATTTTAAATTCTATCGTTCGGATAAGCGAGCCAGGAATTGGTCCCTGGCATTGGTGATACTGCTCTCTTGTTTTCTATTGGCCCAACTGCTTGGTGACTTCGAAGACAATAAATTGGAAGGGATCAAGAAGAATCTGGTCTATGTTTCCCGTTTCCTGTACATGCCCGTTACCTTTCTCTTATTCTACCCTTTGTTGACCAGGACTGACAAGACTTGGAAACTATTCCGTCTGTTCGAGATATTCTTCTTTATTAACTGTGCCCTTATTGTTCTGGGCGCCATCTTCGATATAGCTGCATTCAGGACTTACGACATATTTACTCGCTTTGGGTATATGGGAATTTACAATTCCAACAATCAGGCCAGCTATTATTTCATCCTGATGATGATATTCTACTACTATCAGGTCAGCCAGGGATCAAAGCCTTATAAACTGATAGCGGTGATCTTGTGTTCCCTGCTTCTAGGTACCAAGAAGATCTATTTGTTCCTGCCCTTGCTATTTGCCTATAATTTTTTCCGATATAGGCGCTATCGTAACAAATGGCTGGTCATCTCTATGCTCTCCCTGATCGGTTTACTTTTTTTGCTCCGAGACAAGGTCCTTGCCTTTCTTGAGGAGTATTTCAATGCCTTGGTCGTGCTGCAGAGAAAGAAAGGTTGGTTATCTATGCTATCCAGTACCAGGGACGCAGAATTAAAGGCTACGTATGAGAACGTAGTGGTTGCCAAGTGGGAATGGTATAATTATCTCATAGGTGGGGCCGACTTTTACAACAATCGCTCTGAAATGGAATTGTTCGACATATTTTTCTTCTTTGGCTTATTCGGACTCTTGGTCTACGCCTGGTTTATCAGGGATATCATGAATTATTTCCGCAACCTGAACTATTTGTGGGTTATGCTTGGTTTTCTACTTTTTATCGCCGCCCTGGCTTCTGGTTTTCTGGTTAGTGCAAATCAACCTATTGTCTGGTTACTTGTATATTCTCTTATAGCTTTCGGCTCAAAAAAAGTATCTTCGTCT contains:
- a CDS encoding WecB/TagA/CpsF family glycosyltransferase, producing the protein MKKRILRSNITQGSLEEHIPDLIRLARDRSSAYVCMVNVHMLIEAYNSQEFQQVVNDATYAFPDGAPVAKMFKRVYGIQQERIAGMDFFPYFLEVCNKNSFKVALIGSTDDILDKICQKINQELPQVEISCAISPPFGQPWDNEAYIRAINESGTNAVFVALGCPKQEKWMNQFTDQIKAPLFGVGGAFPVYVGEIKRAPAWMQNTGLEWLYRLLQEPRRMFKRYFYTNSYFIFLATKQILTKK
- a CDS encoding O-antigen ligase family protein, which codes for MNQIEENTFLTRSLFGAFIATILIFFLGDVGRNLAMSDESSFIRYTAISKGLVLAIYVVVFSLNFKFYRSDKRARNWSLALVILLSCFLLAQLLGDFEDNKLEGIKKNLVYVSRFLYMPVTFLLFYPLLTRTDKTWKLFRLFEIFFFINCALIVLGAIFDIAAFRTYDIFTRFGYMGIYNSNNQASYYFILMMIFYYYQVSQGSKPYKLIAVILCSLLLGTKKIYLFLPLLFAYNFFRYRRYRNKWLVISMLSLIGLLFLLRDKVLAFLEEYFNALVVLQRKKGWLSMLSSTRDAELKATYENVVVAKWEWYNYLIGGADFYNNRSEMELFDIFFFFGLFGLLVYAWFIRDIMNYFRNLNYLWVMLGFLLFIAALASGFLVSANQPIVWLLVYSLIAFGSKKVSSSAV